In the genome of Sebastes umbrosus isolate fSebUmb1 chromosome 14, fSebUmb1.pri, whole genome shotgun sequence, one region contains:
- the kcnh6a gene encoding potassium voltage-gated channel subfamily H member 6a isoform X3 codes for MPVRRGHVALQNTYLDTIIRKFDEQNRKFLIANAQMKNCGIIYCNEGFCQMFGFARAEIMQQPCTCQFLVGPGTMKSALAQLAQALLGSEERKVEILYYDKEGTCRPCLVDIVPVKNEESIVIMFILDFKELIDPTLKRSGLRQRVAQGLIYCQNRRLKMRLPVLRSMRRPSLSKDQFEGVVVDYLQPNSEEVPLKEFRIPSKESCMQSETEALIEQDLDPPSPPAQPACKRRSLLTDRLDPGNAFPRGTIPRSCSRDSVRSLRRASSLDDIDGMRAEWSSRPGDAQTNNNLKPSVLNSTSDSDLMRHRTISRIPQVTLSFGSDRMRPPSPTEIEIIAPSKIKDRTQNVTEKVTHVTQVLSLGADVLPEYKLQAPRIHKWTILHYSPFKAVWDWVILLLVIYTAVFTPYSAAFLLNEVEDERRRTCGYTCNPLNVVDLVVDVMFIVDILINFRTTYVNHNDEVVSHPGRIAQHYFKGWFLIDIVAAIPFDLLIFRTGSEEPQTTTLIGLLKTARLLRLVRVARKLDRYSEYGAAVLFLLMCTFALIAHWLACIWYAIGNVERTSSARIGGLKIGWLDNLAEQIGKQYNDSDAASGPSIKDRYVTALYFTFSSLTSVGFGNVSPNTNPEKIFSICVMLIGSLMYASIFGNVSAIIQRLYSGTARYHTQMLRVKEFIRFHQIPGGLRQRLEEYFQHAWSYTNGIDMNAVLKGFPECLQADICLHLNRSLLQNCKAFRGANKGCLRALAMRFKTTHAPPGDTLVHSGDILSAVYFISRGSIEILRDDVVVAILGKNDIFGEPISLYGRPGKSSADVRALTYCDLHKIQRDDLLEVLDMYPDFADMFWDNLEITFNLRDADRIHQPTPGRDSECGYRRTRHRRSSLRRRNRPDGMDREDSYPDQSCPMANHHQGTLAGSHWDDLCSSASICSQSSDEEMKPMGHSKGELYPAGGDTRDYPPAVVNLLPHSGPSAGMGPPVDLGGPPYSVCLCVGGCGLPPPPPPPSPGRLLLAPDINHHIKTHTCSISTPVFLPDVATSEPSS; via the exons ATGCCTGTGAGACGCGGTCATGTTGCGCTCCAGAACACCTACCTGGACACGATCATCAGGAAATTCGACGAGCAAA ATCGCAAGTTTTTGATCGCCAACGCCCAGATGAAGAACTGTGGCATCATCTACTGCAACGAAGGCTTCTGCCAGATGTTTGGTTTCGCCAGGGCGGAGATCATGCAGCAGCCCTGTACCTGCCAGTTCTTGGTGGGACCCGGCACCATGAAGAGCGCCCTGGCCCAGCTGGCACAGGCCCTGCTTGGCTCAGAGGAGCGCAAGGTGGAGATCCTCTACTACGATAAAGAAG GGACCTGCAGACCGTGCCTGGTGGACATTGTCCCCGTAAAAAATGAGGAAAGCATCGTCATCATGTTCATCCTCGACTTCAAGGAGCTGATCGACCCTACTCTCAAGAGATCAGGCCTCAGGCAGAGAGTCGCCCAAGGACTGATTTACT GTCAGAATCGCAGGTTGAAGATGAGGCTGCCGGTGCTACGGTCAATGCGACGACCTTCACTCTCCAAAGATCAGTTTGAAGGAGTGGTGGTGGACTACCTGCAG CCAAACAGCGAGGAAGTCCCCCTCAAAGAGTTTCGGATCCCGTCCAAGGAGAGCTGCATGCAGTCTGAGACAGAAGCCCTGATAGAACAGGACCTCGAtcctccctcccctccagcCCAACCGGCCTGCAAGCGGCGCTCCCTGCTGACAGACCGCCTGGACCCCGGCAACGCCTTCCCCAGGGGGACGATACCTCGAAGCTGTTCTCGGGACAGCGTCCGCAGCCTTCGACGCGCCTCGTCACTGGACGACATTGATGGCATGAGGGCAGAATGGAGCAGTCGACCTGGAGACGCCCAAACCAACAACA ATCTGAAGCCCAGCGTTCTGAACTCCACGTCGGACTCGGACCTGATGAGACATCGGACCATCAGCCGCATCCCTCAGGTTACTCTCTCCTTCGGCTCGGACCGGATGAGACCTCCTTCGCCTACCGAGATTGAAATCATCGCACCCAGCAAGATTAAAGACCGAACCCAGAATGTCACTGAGAAGGTCACTCACGTCACTCAG GTGTTGTCTCTCGGTGCTGATGTGCTGCCAGAGTACAAGCTCCAGGCCCCACGCATCCACAAATGGACCATCCTTCACTATAGTCCCTTCAAAGCAGTATGGGACTGGGTTATCCTGCTGCTGGTCATCTACACCGCCGTCTTCACGCCGTACTCCGCCGCCTTCCTTCTCAACGAGGTGGAGGACGAGCGGAGGAGAACCTGCGGCTACACCTGCAACCCGCTCAACGTGGTGGACCTGGTGGTGGACGTCATGTTCATCGTGGACATCCTTATCAACTTTAGGACCACCTACGTCAACCACAACGACGAGGTGGTCAGCCACCCGGGACGCATCGCGCAGCACTACTTCAAGGGCTGGTTCCTCATCGACATCGTGGCCGCCATCCCTTTCGATCTACTCATATTCCGCACCGGGTCTGAGGAG CCTCAGACAACCACTCTGATTGGATTACTGAAAACAGCCAGACTGCTGAGGTTGGTACGAGTGGCCAGGAAGTTGGACCGCTACTCAGAATATGGAGCCGCGGTTCTTTTCCTCCTCATGTGCACCTTTGCCCTCATCGCTCACTGGCTGGCCTGTATCTGGTACGCCATCGGCAACGTGGAGCGGACCAGTTCTGCCCGCATCGGAGGCTTGAAGATCGGCTGGCTGGACAACCTGGCTGAGCAGATTGGTAAACAGTACAATGATAGCGACGCAGCCTCGGGCCCCTCAATCAAGGACAGGTATGTCACAGCACTGTACTTCACCTTCAGCAGCCTGACCAGTGTGGGCTTTGGGAACGTCTCGCCCAACACCAACCCAGAGAAGATCTTCTCCATCTGTGTCATGCTCATTGGCT CTCTCATGTACGCCAGTATCTTTGGTAACGTGTCGGCCATCATTCAGAGGCTGTACTCAGGCACGGCCCGGTACCACACCCAGATGCTGCGGGTCAAAGAGTTCATCCGTTTCCACCAGATACCAGGAGGCCTGAGACAGAGGTTGGAGGAGTACTTCCAACATGCCTGGTCCTACACCAACGGCATCGACATGAACGCT GTTTTAAAGGGTTTCCCTGAGTGTCTGCAGGCTGACATCTGCCTCCATTTGAACCGCAGCTTGCTGCAGAACTGCAAAGCTTTTCGAGGTGCCAACAAAGGCTGCCTGCGGGCGCTGGCCATGCGATTCAAGACCACCCACGCTCCGCCTGGTGACACTCTGGTCCACAGTGGGGACATTCTCTCCGCCGTCTACTTCATTTCCAGAGGCTCCATAGAGATCCTCAGGGACGACGTGGTGGTGGCCATACTAG GAAAGAACGATATCTTTGGTGAACCCATCAGTCTGTACGGGAGGCCGGGTAAATCCAGCGCTGACGTCAGGGCTTTGACCTACTGCGACCTTCACAAGATCCAGAGAGACGACCTACTGGAGGTGCTGGACATGTACCCCGACTTCGCCGACATGTTCTGGGACAACTTGGAGATCACCTTCAACCTGAGAGAT GCAGATAGAATACACCAGCCAACCCCGGGCAGGGACTCTGAATGTGGCTACCGCCGGACGAGGCATCGGAGAAGCTCCCTGCGTCGTCGAAACCGACCAG ACGGCATGGACCGCGAAGACTCTTACCCCGATCAGTCCTGTCCAATGGCGAACCACCACCAGGGCACGCTGGCAGGATCCCATTGGGACGACCTCTGCAGCAGCGCCAGCATCTGTTCGCAGTCTAGTGATGAGGAGATGAAGCCCATGGGACACAGCAAGGGGGAGCTGTACCCCGCCGGAGGTGATACCAGAGATTACCCCCCAGCGGTGGTCAACCTCCTGCCTCACAGTGGACCTTCAGCTGGGATGGGACCGCCTGTAGACCTCGGAGGACCGCCATACTCAG tctgtctgtgtgtagggGGGTGtggtctccctcctcctcctcctcctccttctcctgggcgGTTGCTGCTGGCACCTGACATTAATCATCATATTaagacacacacctgcagtatatcaacTCCGGTCTTCCTGCCAGACGTCGCCACATCTGAACCCAGTTCTTAA
- the kcnh6a gene encoding potassium voltage-gated channel subfamily H member 6a isoform X1 codes for MPVRRGHVALQNTYLDTIIRKFDEQNRKFLIANAQMKNCGIIYCNEGFCQMFGFARAEIMQQPCTCQFLVGPGTMKSALAQLAQALLGSEERKVEILYYDKEGTCRPCLVDIVPVKNEESIVIMFILDFKELIDPTLKRSGLRQRVAQGLIYCQNRRLKMRLPVLRSMRRPSLSKDQFEGVVVDYLQPNSEEVPLKEFRIPSKESCMQSETEALIEQDLDPPSPPAQPACKRRSLLTDRLDPGNAFPRGTIPRSCSRDSVRSLRRASSLDDIDGMRAEWSSRPGDAQTNNNLKPSVLNSTSDSDLMRHRTISRIPQVTLSFGSDRMRPPSPTEIEIIAPSKIKDRTQNVTEKVTHVTQVLSLGADVLPEYKLQAPRIHKWTILHYSPFKAVWDWVILLLVIYTAVFTPYSAAFLLNEVEDERRRTCGYTCNPLNVVDLVVDVMFIVDILINFRTTYVNHNDEVVSHPGRIAQHYFKGWFLIDIVAAIPFDLLIFRTGSEEPQTTTLIGLLKTARLLRLVRVARKLDRYSEYGAAVLFLLMCTFALIAHWLACIWYAIGNVERTSSARIGGLKIGWLDNLAEQIGKQYNDSDAASGPSIKDRYVTALYFTFSSLTSVGFGNVSPNTNPEKIFSICVMLIGSLMYASIFGNVSAIIQRLYSGTARYHTQMLRVKEFIRFHQIPGGLRQRLEEYFQHAWSYTNGIDMNAVLKGFPECLQADICLHLNRSLLQNCKAFRGANKGCLRALAMRFKTTHAPPGDTLVHSGDILSAVYFISRGSIEILRDDVVVAILGKNDIFGEPISLYGRPGKSSADVRALTYCDLHKIQRDDLLEVLDMYPDFADMFWDNLEITFNLRDADRIHQPTPGRDSECGYRRTRHRRSSLRRRNRPDGMDREDSYPDQSCPMANHHQGTLAGSHWDDLCSSASICSQSSDEEMKPMGHSKGELYPAGGDTRDYPPAVVNLLPHSGPSAGMGPPVDLGGPPYSAAAPISMSGLYGYWPDRRASQFSDSQRRQSSVRASFHPPPCAEDRPSELESRLELLQSQLNRLETRMTADINVILQLLQRQMAPVPPAYSAVSPSTHPPHPTTLYSTGAPTIHTVPPIQPVQIDNTASLLQSPDSDFNHKSKDSLSSGIHLTAASDDTASMSPEAEPHHLPSVDLTPPKFPLVLELPGLLCVGQRFPSLPEHLETSTEMQEIQRHVSDPVLPGS; via the exons ATGCCTGTGAGACGCGGTCATGTTGCGCTCCAGAACACCTACCTGGACACGATCATCAGGAAATTCGACGAGCAAA ATCGCAAGTTTTTGATCGCCAACGCCCAGATGAAGAACTGTGGCATCATCTACTGCAACGAAGGCTTCTGCCAGATGTTTGGTTTCGCCAGGGCGGAGATCATGCAGCAGCCCTGTACCTGCCAGTTCTTGGTGGGACCCGGCACCATGAAGAGCGCCCTGGCCCAGCTGGCACAGGCCCTGCTTGGCTCAGAGGAGCGCAAGGTGGAGATCCTCTACTACGATAAAGAAG GGACCTGCAGACCGTGCCTGGTGGACATTGTCCCCGTAAAAAATGAGGAAAGCATCGTCATCATGTTCATCCTCGACTTCAAGGAGCTGATCGACCCTACTCTCAAGAGATCAGGCCTCAGGCAGAGAGTCGCCCAAGGACTGATTTACT GTCAGAATCGCAGGTTGAAGATGAGGCTGCCGGTGCTACGGTCAATGCGACGACCTTCACTCTCCAAAGATCAGTTTGAAGGAGTGGTGGTGGACTACCTGCAG CCAAACAGCGAGGAAGTCCCCCTCAAAGAGTTTCGGATCCCGTCCAAGGAGAGCTGCATGCAGTCTGAGACAGAAGCCCTGATAGAACAGGACCTCGAtcctccctcccctccagcCCAACCGGCCTGCAAGCGGCGCTCCCTGCTGACAGACCGCCTGGACCCCGGCAACGCCTTCCCCAGGGGGACGATACCTCGAAGCTGTTCTCGGGACAGCGTCCGCAGCCTTCGACGCGCCTCGTCACTGGACGACATTGATGGCATGAGGGCAGAATGGAGCAGTCGACCTGGAGACGCCCAAACCAACAACA ATCTGAAGCCCAGCGTTCTGAACTCCACGTCGGACTCGGACCTGATGAGACATCGGACCATCAGCCGCATCCCTCAGGTTACTCTCTCCTTCGGCTCGGACCGGATGAGACCTCCTTCGCCTACCGAGATTGAAATCATCGCACCCAGCAAGATTAAAGACCGAACCCAGAATGTCACTGAGAAGGTCACTCACGTCACTCAG GTGTTGTCTCTCGGTGCTGATGTGCTGCCAGAGTACAAGCTCCAGGCCCCACGCATCCACAAATGGACCATCCTTCACTATAGTCCCTTCAAAGCAGTATGGGACTGGGTTATCCTGCTGCTGGTCATCTACACCGCCGTCTTCACGCCGTACTCCGCCGCCTTCCTTCTCAACGAGGTGGAGGACGAGCGGAGGAGAACCTGCGGCTACACCTGCAACCCGCTCAACGTGGTGGACCTGGTGGTGGACGTCATGTTCATCGTGGACATCCTTATCAACTTTAGGACCACCTACGTCAACCACAACGACGAGGTGGTCAGCCACCCGGGACGCATCGCGCAGCACTACTTCAAGGGCTGGTTCCTCATCGACATCGTGGCCGCCATCCCTTTCGATCTACTCATATTCCGCACCGGGTCTGAGGAG CCTCAGACAACCACTCTGATTGGATTACTGAAAACAGCCAGACTGCTGAGGTTGGTACGAGTGGCCAGGAAGTTGGACCGCTACTCAGAATATGGAGCCGCGGTTCTTTTCCTCCTCATGTGCACCTTTGCCCTCATCGCTCACTGGCTGGCCTGTATCTGGTACGCCATCGGCAACGTGGAGCGGACCAGTTCTGCCCGCATCGGAGGCTTGAAGATCGGCTGGCTGGACAACCTGGCTGAGCAGATTGGTAAACAGTACAATGATAGCGACGCAGCCTCGGGCCCCTCAATCAAGGACAGGTATGTCACAGCACTGTACTTCACCTTCAGCAGCCTGACCAGTGTGGGCTTTGGGAACGTCTCGCCCAACACCAACCCAGAGAAGATCTTCTCCATCTGTGTCATGCTCATTGGCT CTCTCATGTACGCCAGTATCTTTGGTAACGTGTCGGCCATCATTCAGAGGCTGTACTCAGGCACGGCCCGGTACCACACCCAGATGCTGCGGGTCAAAGAGTTCATCCGTTTCCACCAGATACCAGGAGGCCTGAGACAGAGGTTGGAGGAGTACTTCCAACATGCCTGGTCCTACACCAACGGCATCGACATGAACGCT GTTTTAAAGGGTTTCCCTGAGTGTCTGCAGGCTGACATCTGCCTCCATTTGAACCGCAGCTTGCTGCAGAACTGCAAAGCTTTTCGAGGTGCCAACAAAGGCTGCCTGCGGGCGCTGGCCATGCGATTCAAGACCACCCACGCTCCGCCTGGTGACACTCTGGTCCACAGTGGGGACATTCTCTCCGCCGTCTACTTCATTTCCAGAGGCTCCATAGAGATCCTCAGGGACGACGTGGTGGTGGCCATACTAG GAAAGAACGATATCTTTGGTGAACCCATCAGTCTGTACGGGAGGCCGGGTAAATCCAGCGCTGACGTCAGGGCTTTGACCTACTGCGACCTTCACAAGATCCAGAGAGACGACCTACTGGAGGTGCTGGACATGTACCCCGACTTCGCCGACATGTTCTGGGACAACTTGGAGATCACCTTCAACCTGAGAGAT GCAGATAGAATACACCAGCCAACCCCGGGCAGGGACTCTGAATGTGGCTACCGCCGGACGAGGCATCGGAGAAGCTCCCTGCGTCGTCGAAACCGACCAG ACGGCATGGACCGCGAAGACTCTTACCCCGATCAGTCCTGTCCAATGGCGAACCACCACCAGGGCACGCTGGCAGGATCCCATTGGGACGACCTCTGCAGCAGCGCCAGCATCTGTTCGCAGTCTAGTGATGAGGAGATGAAGCCCATGGGACACAGCAAGGGGGAGCTGTACCCCGCCGGAGGTGATACCAGAGATTACCCCCCAGCGGTGGTCAACCTCCTGCCTCACAGTGGACCTTCAGCTGGGATGGGACCGCCTGTAGACCTCGGAGGACCGCCATACTCAG CAGCAGCCCCCATCAGCATGTCAGGCCTGTATGGCTACTGGCCAGACCGCCGAGCCAGCCAGTTCTCGGACAGCCAGAGACGACAGTCCTCCGTCAGGGCCAGTTTCCACCCTCCTCCCTGTGCTGAGGATCGGCCCAGTGAGCTGGAGTCCAGACTGGAGCTGCTGCAGTCCCAGTTGAACCG ACTGGAGACCCGTATGACCGCAGACATCAATGTGATCCTGCAGCTCCTTCAGAGGCAGATGGCCCCGGTGCCTCCGGCCTACAGCGCCGTGTCGCCCAGCACTCACCCGCCTCACCCCACCACCCTGTACAGCACGGGAGCACCCACGATCCACACCGTCCCTCCAATCCAGCCTGTACAGATCGACAACACTGCCTCACTCCTACAG aGTCCAGACTCGGACTTCAACCACAAATCCAAGGACTCCCTGTCCAGCGGAATCCATCTCACTGCGGCCTCTGATGACACGGCATCCATGTCGCCGGAGGCCGAACCACACCACCTGCCCTCCGTGGACCTCACCCCTCCTAAATTTCCATTGGTCCTAGAGCTCCCTGGACTTCTATGTGTCGGCCAGcgcttcccctccctccccgaGCACCTGGAGACCTCCACAGAGATGCAGGAGATCCAGAGGCATGTCTCTGACCCGGTCTTGCCAGGCAGCTAG
- the kcnh6a gene encoding potassium voltage-gated channel subfamily H member 6a isoform X2, with protein MPVRRGHVALQNTYLDTIIRKFDEQNRKFLIANAQMKNCGIIYCNEGFCQMFGFARAEIMQQPCTCQFLVGPGTMKSALAQLAQALLGSEERKVEILYYDKEGTCRPCLVDIVPVKNEESIVIMFILDFKELIDPTLKRSGLRQRVAQGLIYCQNRRLKMRLPVLRSMRRPSLSKDQFEGVVVDYLQPNSEEVPLKEFRIPSKESCMQSETEALIEQDLDPPSPPAQPACKRRSLLTDRLDPGNAFPRGTIPRSCSRDSVRSLRRASSLDDIDGMRAEWSSRPGDAQTNNNLKPSVLNSTSDSDLMRHRTISRIPQVTLSFGSDRMRPPSPTEIEIIAPSKIKDRTQNVTEKVTHVTQVLSLGADVLPEYKLQAPRIHKWTILHYSPFKAVWDWVILLLVIYTAVFTPYSAAFLLNEVEDERRRTCGYTCNPLNVVDLVVDVMFIVDILINFRTTYVNHNDEVVSHPGRIAQHYFKGWFLIDIVAAIPFDLLIFRTGSEEPQTTTLIGLLKTARLLRLVRVARKLDRYSEYGAAVLFLLMCTFALIAHWLACIWYAIGNVERTSSARIGGLKIGWLDNLAEQIGKQYNDSDAASGPSIKDRYVTALYFTFSSLTSVGFGNVSPNTNPEKIFSICVMLIGSLMYASIFGNVSAIIQRLYSGTARYHTQMLRVKEFIRFHQIPGGLRQRLEEYFQHAWSYTNGIDMNAVLKGFPECLQADICLHLNRSLLQNCKAFRGANKGCLRALAMRFKTTHAPPGDTLVHSGDILSAVYFISRGSIEILRDDVVVAILGKNDIFGEPISLYGRPGKSSADVRALTYCDLHKIQRDDLLEVLDMYPDFADMFWDNLEITFNLRDADRIHQPTPGRDSECGYRRTRHRRSSLRRRNRPDGMDREDSYPDQSCPMANHHQGTLAGSHWDDLCSSASICSQSSDEEMKPMGHSKGELYPAGGDTRDYPPAVVNLLPHSGPSAGMGPPVDLGGPPYSAAPISMSGLYGYWPDRRASQFSDSQRRQSSVRASFHPPPCAEDRPSELESRLELLQSQLNRLETRMTADINVILQLLQRQMAPVPPAYSAVSPSTHPPHPTTLYSTGAPTIHTVPPIQPVQIDNTASLLQSPDSDFNHKSKDSLSSGIHLTAASDDTASMSPEAEPHHLPSVDLTPPKFPLVLELPGLLCVGQRFPSLPEHLETSTEMQEIQRHVSDPVLPGS; from the exons ATGCCTGTGAGACGCGGTCATGTTGCGCTCCAGAACACCTACCTGGACACGATCATCAGGAAATTCGACGAGCAAA ATCGCAAGTTTTTGATCGCCAACGCCCAGATGAAGAACTGTGGCATCATCTACTGCAACGAAGGCTTCTGCCAGATGTTTGGTTTCGCCAGGGCGGAGATCATGCAGCAGCCCTGTACCTGCCAGTTCTTGGTGGGACCCGGCACCATGAAGAGCGCCCTGGCCCAGCTGGCACAGGCCCTGCTTGGCTCAGAGGAGCGCAAGGTGGAGATCCTCTACTACGATAAAGAAG GGACCTGCAGACCGTGCCTGGTGGACATTGTCCCCGTAAAAAATGAGGAAAGCATCGTCATCATGTTCATCCTCGACTTCAAGGAGCTGATCGACCCTACTCTCAAGAGATCAGGCCTCAGGCAGAGAGTCGCCCAAGGACTGATTTACT GTCAGAATCGCAGGTTGAAGATGAGGCTGCCGGTGCTACGGTCAATGCGACGACCTTCACTCTCCAAAGATCAGTTTGAAGGAGTGGTGGTGGACTACCTGCAG CCAAACAGCGAGGAAGTCCCCCTCAAAGAGTTTCGGATCCCGTCCAAGGAGAGCTGCATGCAGTCTGAGACAGAAGCCCTGATAGAACAGGACCTCGAtcctccctcccctccagcCCAACCGGCCTGCAAGCGGCGCTCCCTGCTGACAGACCGCCTGGACCCCGGCAACGCCTTCCCCAGGGGGACGATACCTCGAAGCTGTTCTCGGGACAGCGTCCGCAGCCTTCGACGCGCCTCGTCACTGGACGACATTGATGGCATGAGGGCAGAATGGAGCAGTCGACCTGGAGACGCCCAAACCAACAACA ATCTGAAGCCCAGCGTTCTGAACTCCACGTCGGACTCGGACCTGATGAGACATCGGACCATCAGCCGCATCCCTCAGGTTACTCTCTCCTTCGGCTCGGACCGGATGAGACCTCCTTCGCCTACCGAGATTGAAATCATCGCACCCAGCAAGATTAAAGACCGAACCCAGAATGTCACTGAGAAGGTCACTCACGTCACTCAG GTGTTGTCTCTCGGTGCTGATGTGCTGCCAGAGTACAAGCTCCAGGCCCCACGCATCCACAAATGGACCATCCTTCACTATAGTCCCTTCAAAGCAGTATGGGACTGGGTTATCCTGCTGCTGGTCATCTACACCGCCGTCTTCACGCCGTACTCCGCCGCCTTCCTTCTCAACGAGGTGGAGGACGAGCGGAGGAGAACCTGCGGCTACACCTGCAACCCGCTCAACGTGGTGGACCTGGTGGTGGACGTCATGTTCATCGTGGACATCCTTATCAACTTTAGGACCACCTACGTCAACCACAACGACGAGGTGGTCAGCCACCCGGGACGCATCGCGCAGCACTACTTCAAGGGCTGGTTCCTCATCGACATCGTGGCCGCCATCCCTTTCGATCTACTCATATTCCGCACCGGGTCTGAGGAG CCTCAGACAACCACTCTGATTGGATTACTGAAAACAGCCAGACTGCTGAGGTTGGTACGAGTGGCCAGGAAGTTGGACCGCTACTCAGAATATGGAGCCGCGGTTCTTTTCCTCCTCATGTGCACCTTTGCCCTCATCGCTCACTGGCTGGCCTGTATCTGGTACGCCATCGGCAACGTGGAGCGGACCAGTTCTGCCCGCATCGGAGGCTTGAAGATCGGCTGGCTGGACAACCTGGCTGAGCAGATTGGTAAACAGTACAATGATAGCGACGCAGCCTCGGGCCCCTCAATCAAGGACAGGTATGTCACAGCACTGTACTTCACCTTCAGCAGCCTGACCAGTGTGGGCTTTGGGAACGTCTCGCCCAACACCAACCCAGAGAAGATCTTCTCCATCTGTGTCATGCTCATTGGCT CTCTCATGTACGCCAGTATCTTTGGTAACGTGTCGGCCATCATTCAGAGGCTGTACTCAGGCACGGCCCGGTACCACACCCAGATGCTGCGGGTCAAAGAGTTCATCCGTTTCCACCAGATACCAGGAGGCCTGAGACAGAGGTTGGAGGAGTACTTCCAACATGCCTGGTCCTACACCAACGGCATCGACATGAACGCT GTTTTAAAGGGTTTCCCTGAGTGTCTGCAGGCTGACATCTGCCTCCATTTGAACCGCAGCTTGCTGCAGAACTGCAAAGCTTTTCGAGGTGCCAACAAAGGCTGCCTGCGGGCGCTGGCCATGCGATTCAAGACCACCCACGCTCCGCCTGGTGACACTCTGGTCCACAGTGGGGACATTCTCTCCGCCGTCTACTTCATTTCCAGAGGCTCCATAGAGATCCTCAGGGACGACGTGGTGGTGGCCATACTAG GAAAGAACGATATCTTTGGTGAACCCATCAGTCTGTACGGGAGGCCGGGTAAATCCAGCGCTGACGTCAGGGCTTTGACCTACTGCGACCTTCACAAGATCCAGAGAGACGACCTACTGGAGGTGCTGGACATGTACCCCGACTTCGCCGACATGTTCTGGGACAACTTGGAGATCACCTTCAACCTGAGAGAT GCAGATAGAATACACCAGCCAACCCCGGGCAGGGACTCTGAATGTGGCTACCGCCGGACGAGGCATCGGAGAAGCTCCCTGCGTCGTCGAAACCGACCAG ACGGCATGGACCGCGAAGACTCTTACCCCGATCAGTCCTGTCCAATGGCGAACCACCACCAGGGCACGCTGGCAGGATCCCATTGGGACGACCTCTGCAGCAGCGCCAGCATCTGTTCGCAGTCTAGTGATGAGGAGATGAAGCCCATGGGACACAGCAAGGGGGAGCTGTACCCCGCCGGAGGTGATACCAGAGATTACCCCCCAGCGGTGGTCAACCTCCTGCCTCACAGTGGACCTTCAGCTGGGATGGGACCGCCTGTAGACCTCGGAGGACCGCCATACTCAG CAGCCCCCATCAGCATGTCAGGCCTGTATGGCTACTGGCCAGACCGCCGAGCCAGCCAGTTCTCGGACAGCCAGAGACGACAGTCCTCCGTCAGGGCCAGTTTCCACCCTCCTCCCTGTGCTGAGGATCGGCCCAGTGAGCTGGAGTCCAGACTGGAGCTGCTGCAGTCCCAGTTGAACCG ACTGGAGACCCGTATGACCGCAGACATCAATGTGATCCTGCAGCTCCTTCAGAGGCAGATGGCCCCGGTGCCTCCGGCCTACAGCGCCGTGTCGCCCAGCACTCACCCGCCTCACCCCACCACCCTGTACAGCACGGGAGCACCCACGATCCACACCGTCCCTCCAATCCAGCCTGTACAGATCGACAACACTGCCTCACTCCTACAG aGTCCAGACTCGGACTTCAACCACAAATCCAAGGACTCCCTGTCCAGCGGAATCCATCTCACTGCGGCCTCTGATGACACGGCATCCATGTCGCCGGAGGCCGAACCACACCACCTGCCCTCCGTGGACCTCACCCCTCCTAAATTTCCATTGGTCCTAGAGCTCCCTGGACTTCTATGTGTCGGCCAGcgcttcccctccctccccgaGCACCTGGAGACCTCCACAGAGATGCAGGAGATCCAGAGGCATGTCTCTGACCCGGTCTTGCCAGGCAGCTAG